From the Drosophila suzukii chromosome 2 unlocalized genomic scaffold, CBGP_Dsuzu_IsoJpt1.0 scf_2c, whole genome shotgun sequence genome, one window contains:
- the LOC139354173 gene encoding uncharacterized protein: protein METYCLVAEGQRIKFPVTPSSASAPTAVSTVADARVHMPHLPVPKFSGNCVDWPGYYDAFTRLIHQNERLDNIQRFHFLKESLPAGCDIRQIPLTAANYTVAWDTLIQRYNNPRVVFSNHMNMLYQLPSIGKEKPGDIRSMISAVNVCAAACNTINASLQDGDHWLAHYLTAKLPKETHSV from the coding sequence ATGGAAACCTATTGCCTTGTAGCTGAAGGCCAACGAATAAAGTTCCCAGTGACGCCGTCCTCAGCCTCTGCACCAACCGCCGTGTCGACGGTTGCCGACGCACGTGTCCACATGCCACATCTGCCAGTACCCAAGTTTAGCGGAAACTGCGTGGACTGGCCAGGATATTATGACGCCTTCACTCGGTTAATTCATCAAAATGAGCGGCTGGACAACATTCAACGGTTTCATTTCCTCAAGGAATCTCTGCCAGCTGGTTGCGATATTCGTCAAATTCCGTTGACGGCCGCTAACTATACGGTGGCATGGGACACACTAATTCAGCGCTATAACAATCCACGCGTGGTCTTCTCCAATCACATGAACATGTTGTACCAGTTGCCAAGCATAGGCAAGGAGAAGCCCGGTGATATTCGATCTATGATCAGTGCAGTCAACGTCTGCGCAGCCGCCTGTAACACCATCAACGCGTCGTTGCAGGACGGGGATCACTGGCTCGCCCATTATTTGACTGCAAAATTACCGAAAGAAACGCACTCCGTATAA